The following is a genomic window from Janibacter sp. DB-40.
TCCAGCGTGTCCTCGTCGTGCGCCGCCAGGCCGGCGCGGGCTCCGCCGCCGCGTCGTCGTGAGCAGGCTCCGGCAACGGGTGACCGTCATCGCCTTCCTCCTGGGGTGGCGGGTGCTCCGCCTCATCCCGGCACGGCTGGCCCACCGGCTCTTCGACATCGCCGCGGACCGTACCACCGCCGGCGACGGTCCGGCGGTCCAGCGCCTCCGCGCCAACTACGCCCGGGTGCGTCCCGACCTGGGCGAGGACGAGCTGCAGGAGATCACGGCGAAGGGGGTCCGCGCCGCCCTGCGCTACTACGTCGAGGCCTTCCGCCTCCCCTCGGTCCGTGGGGACGACGTCGACCGCCTCGTGCGGTGGGAGGGTGCGATGCCGCAGCTGAAGGCCGAGCTGCTCGCCGGGCGTCCGGTGCTCTGCTTCCTCGGGCACACCGGCAACTGGGACCTCGCCGGGGTCTGGTGCGCCCGGCACCTGGGGCCGGTGGTCACGGTCGCCGAGCGTCTCGAGCCGGCGGAGATGTTCGCCGCCTTCCTCGACTACCGCGAGGGACTGGGCATGCGGATCCTGCCCGCGCAGAAGGGCACCTTCGACGTCCTCCGGGCCCAACTCGACAGCGGCGAGCCGGTCGTCATGCCGTTGCTCGCGGACCGGGACCTGTCGGACACGGGGGTCGAGGTCGAGCTGTGCGGCCACCCCGCCCGGATGGCCGCGGGACCCGCCGCCCTCGCGGTCGGAACCGGGTACCGGCTCTTCCCGGTCACCCTGCGGCACGAGCGTGTCGGGCGTGAGTGGGGGATGGTCATCTCGATCCACGACGCCGTGGAGGTGCCGGCGGCCGGGACGCCCGGAGCGGTGCAGCGGGTCACCCAGTCCTGCGCCGACGCCCTCGGTGCGGCCATCGCGGCGCATCCCCAGGACTGGCACATGATGCAGCGGGTCTTCGTCGAGGACCTCGATGACCGTGGCGACGACCGGCGGAGGGCGGCATGAGGGTCGGACTCGTCAGCCCCTACTCCTTCGACGTGCCCGGCGGCGTGCAGTTCCACATCCGCGACCTGGCCGAGTACCTCCGGCGCGACGGGCACCACGTCTCCGTCCTGGCGCCCGCGGACGTGGGCACGCAGCTGCCCGAGTACGTCGTGCCCGCCGGTCGGGCGGTGCCCATCCGCTACAACGGCTCGACGGCGCGGCTGCTCTTCGGCCCGGTGGCCGCGGCGAAGGTGGGCCGCTGGCTCGAGGAGGGCGACTTCGACGTCCTGCACATCCACGAGCCCCTCGCTCCCAGCCTGTCGATGCTCGCGCTCTGGGCCGCGGAGGTGCCCGTCGTCGCCACCTTCCACACCTCCAACGTCCGCTCCCGCGTGATGCAGGCGGCCTCGCCGCTCCTGCGGCCCTCGCTGGAGAAGATCCACGGTCGCATCGCCGTGTCCGAGGACGCCCGCCGGACCGTGACCACGCACATCGGCGGGGACGCCGTCGTCATCCCCAACGGCGTCGACACGGCCGTCTTCGCGCACGCCGCGCCCCACGCGCAGTGGAGCGGTCGGCCGGGAGAACCCACGCTCGTCTTCCTCGGTCGCCTCGACGAGCCCCGCAAGGGCCTCCCCGTCCTCACCGAGGCGATGCCCCGGATCCTCGACGCGGTCCCGGGCGCGCGACTGCTCGTCATCGGCCCCGGGAGTGGCCAGGCCGCTCGGGCACGACTGCCGGAGCGGGTCGCCGGAGCGACCGAGTTCCTCGGGGTCCTCTCCGAGGAGGACAAGGCGAGCGCCCTGGCATCGGCGGACCTGTACATCGCTCCGCACACCGGAGGGGAGAGCTTCGGGATCGTTCTCGTCGAGGCGATGGCCGCGGGTACACCGGTGCTCGCGAGCGACCTCGCGGCCTTCCGACGGGTACTCGACGCAGGTCGCACCGGCATGGCCGGTGCGACCTTCACGACCGGTCGCGCCGACGACCTCGCGGAGCTGGCCGTCGAGCTGCTGTCGGACGCAGACCGCCGGCGGGCACTCAGCGAGCTCGGACGCGCACGGGCCGCGACCTTCGACTGGGCTGTGGTCGCCGAGGAGATCCTGGCCGTGTACGAGACCGTGCTGGATGCCACCCCCGCCCGTCCCGAGGTCACCCGGTTGCGGCCGGGTCGCAGGCAGGCCGGAGGCGCCGGATGACCACCCTCGCCTGGGTCGCCGTCGCCATCGGTCTCCTGCTGGCCCTCGCCTGGTACCTCTCCTACAGCGCCGCCCGCCTGGACCGACTGCACGCGAAGGTCGAGGGTGCCCTGTCCGCGCTCGATGCCCACATCGTGCGCCGCGCCGAGGCCACGCTCGAGCTGGCCAACAGTGGAGCACTGGACCCGGCGACCGCGCTCCTGCTCGTCGGGGCGGCAAGTGGCTCGCTGGAGCGGGTCAACGAGCACACCTTCGCGGCGGACCCGCTCGAGGGGCAGCACTTCGCCGGTCGCGAGGGAGTGGAGAGCGAGCTGACCGAGGTGGTCCACGCAGCGCTGCCGCCCGAGGTGGTCGCGCAGATCGAGGAGGCCGGGGGCACCGGCGCGGCCGCCCTCGAGAGGCTGCGCGCAGCGGGCCTGCGTGTGCAGCTGGCCCGTCGCTTCCACAACGACGCGGTCAAGGAGGTGCAGCGCGTGCGGGCCAAGCCCGTCGTGCGCATCTTCCGCCTGGCGGGTCACGCGACGCTGCCGCAGACCGTGGAGTTCGACGACGCCCTGCCCTCCCGCTGACGCCGGCCGGTCAGCGCGCCGCGTGCACCGCCTTCGTGAGGTCGCTCGCCAGGGCGGCCGCCTCCTGCTCGGTGAGGTCGTGCACGGTCAGCCGCAGGTGGTGGGAGGGCTGCTCGCTCTGCTCCAGACGGAACTCGTCGCCGGTGCGCACGAGCCAGCCGCGGCGGGTCAGCCGCTCGGCCACGTCGCGTGCGGGGACGGGAAGGGGGACCCACAGGCTCATCCCGTCGCCCGCCTCCACCGGCAGGCCCCGTGAGGTGAGCAGGTCGGCGAAGGTGGCGTTGCGCGCGGCATAGTGCGCACCGGCCCGCTCGATGAGCGAGAGGGCGGACTCGTCGGTCATGACCGAGTGCGTGACCCGCTGCAGCAGGTGGCTGACCCACGTCGTGCCCGGGCTGAGCCGCATCTCCAGGCGCGCTGCCGTCTCCGCGTCGCAGGCCGTCACGGCGAGGCACATGTCCGGTCCGGCGAACTTCGAGACCGACCGCACGAGTGCCCAGCGCCGGTGCTCGGGGCCGACGATCGAGTGGAAGGGCCGGCGGGAGAGGTAGGAGAAGTAGTCGTCCTGGATGACGAGGACGTAGGGGTGGGGCGCCAGGACCCCCCGCAGCGCTGCCGCCCGTCGCGCGCTCAGCGACGCGCCGGTGGGGTTCTGGGCGCGGGGGGTGCTCACGACGGCCCGGGCTCCCTGGTCGAGGGCCGCGCGGAGACCATCGACGGTCATGCCCTCGGCGTCGACGGGCACGGGCACGGCGCGGTAGCCCCCGAGCTGGGCGAGGTGGATGCTGGCGAGGAAGCACGGGTCCTCGAGCGCGACGGTGTCATCGCGCAGGAGCGCCTGGGCCAGGAGCCGCTCCACGGCGTCGACGGCGCCACTGGTGAGGGTCAGGTGCACGTCCCGGGCGTCCGCCGGCACGTCGAGCGCGACCCATTCCCGCGCCCAGCCCTTGAGGTCGCGGTCGATGGTGGGTTCGCCGTACAGCACGTGCCCGCGTCCCGCTGCCGTCGCGAGTGCCGGCCCCAGGTCGGGGATCAGGTCCGGGTCGGGGTTGCCGGTGCCGACATCGCGCAGCGACCCGGCCGCGGCGAAGCCCTCCTGGGGAACCTGTGACCGCTGGGCGACACGCGTGCCGGCGCGTCCCTGGGAGACGACGACCCCGGACCGGGCCAGCGTCCGGTATGCCGCCACCGCGGTGTTGCGGTTGACCCCGAGCTGCTCCGCCAGGGTCCGCACGGGCGGCAGCACCTCGCCGGGGGAGAGGTGGCCACGCTCGACCAGGCTCCGCACGCTGTCGGCGATCTCTGCGGCCGTGCCCCCGGTGATCAGTGTCCCCTCAGTACCCACGGGGCCGAGTCTAGGTCGTCCCGGGGCCTCGGGGACGGCGCCGTGTCTTTGGCCTGTGTCGTGGTAATTTATGGCCTAGATCAATAATCGGTGCCGTGGCCGCGGCCGGACGAGGAGCGAATGATGAGCAGTGACACCACCACCGGGACCGCCCGCGTCAAGCGCGGCATGGCCGAGATGCTCAAGGGCGGCGTGATCATGGACGTGGTCACCCCGGAGCAGGCGAAGATCGCCGAGGACGCCGGTGCGGTCGCGGTCATGGCACTGGAGCGGGTGCCTGCGGACATCCGTGCCCAGGGCGGGGTCTCGCGGATGAGT
Proteins encoded in this region:
- a CDS encoding phosphatidylinositol mannoside acyltransferase; this translates as MSRLRQRVTVIAFLLGWRVLRLIPARLAHRLFDIAADRTTAGDGPAVQRLRANYARVRPDLGEDELQEITAKGVRAALRYYVEAFRLPSVRGDDVDRLVRWEGAMPQLKAELLAGRPVLCFLGHTGNWDLAGVWCARHLGPVVTVAERLEPAEMFAAFLDYREGLGMRILPAQKGTFDVLRAQLDSGEPVVMPLLADRDLSDTGVEVELCGHPARMAAGPAALAVGTGYRLFPVTLRHERVGREWGMVISIHDAVEVPAAGTPGAVQRVTQSCADALGAAIAAHPQDWHMMQRVFVEDLDDRGDDRRRAA
- a CDS encoding glycosyltransferase family 4 protein translates to MRVGLVSPYSFDVPGGVQFHIRDLAEYLRRDGHHVSVLAPADVGTQLPEYVVPAGRAVPIRYNGSTARLLFGPVAAAKVGRWLEEGDFDVLHIHEPLAPSLSMLALWAAEVPVVATFHTSNVRSRVMQAASPLLRPSLEKIHGRIAVSEDARRTVTTHIGGDAVVIPNGVDTAVFAHAAPHAQWSGRPGEPTLVFLGRLDEPRKGLPVLTEAMPRILDAVPGARLLVIGPGSGQAARARLPERVAGATEFLGVLSEEDKASALASADLYIAPHTGGESFGIVLVEAMAAGTPVLASDLAAFRRVLDAGRTGMAGATFTTGRADDLAELAVELLSDADRRRALSELGRARAATFDWAVVAEEILAVYETVLDATPARPEVTRLRPGRRQAGGAG
- a CDS encoding GntR family transcriptional regulator, with protein sequence MGTEGTLITGGTAAEIADSVRSLVERGHLSPGEVLPPVRTLAEQLGVNRNTAVAAYRTLARSGVVVSQGRAGTRVAQRSQVPQEGFAAAGSLRDVGTGNPDPDLIPDLGPALATAAGRGHVLYGEPTIDRDLKGWAREWVALDVPADARDVHLTLTSGAVDAVERLLAQALLRDDTVALEDPCFLASIHLAQLGGYRAVPVPVDAEGMTVDGLRAALDQGARAVVSTPRAQNPTGASLSARRAAALRGVLAPHPYVLVIQDDYFSYLSRRPFHSIVGPEHRRWALVRSVSKFAGPDMCLAVTACDAETAARLEMRLSPGTTWVSHLLQRVTHSVMTDESALSLIERAGAHYAARNATFADLLTSRGLPVEAGDGMSLWVPLPVPARDVAERLTRRGWLVRTGDEFRLEQSEQPSHHLRLTVHDLTEQEAAALASDLTKAVHAAR